Below is a genomic region from Microbacterium sp. LWO12-1.2.
CGGGGTCGCGATCAAGCGGGAAGACGACATTCTGCAGGACGTGGACCACGGGGAGATTCTCCGATGTTGTTGCACCGACTGCCGCTTTCGCAGGAGGCAGTGGACTCGACGAGCAGAGAGTAGCCTACCGCCCGCCACCTTCGGATCTGCGGAGAGGCGAGGCCGCCCGCGTTCCACGGAGGCTCCGCGATAGGATGACCGCGATGAAGGTATTGATCACCGGCGGAGCCGGCTACATCGGATCCACAGTCGCAACCGCATGCATCGAGGCGGGAATCGACACCGTGCTGATCGACGATCTGTCCACAGGTCGGCGGGCATTCGGTGAGGGACGCAATCTTTACGTCGGCGACATCGCGGACCGCGAGCTCGTGGCCACAGTGCTCTCGGAGCATCCGGACATCGACGCGGTCATCCACTGCGCAGCGCGGATCGTCGTGCCGGAATCCGTCGTGGATCCGCTGGGCTATTACGACGCGAACGTGGGCAAGACCATCGTCCTGCTGCAGAGTCTGCGAGATGCCGGCGTCGGACGCATCGTGTTCAGCTCGTCCGCCGCGGTGTACGCGGGGGAGAGCGGCGCGGGAGTCGACGAGTCAGGCGTGCTCGCCCCCTCGAGCCCCTACGCCACGACCAAGGCCATGGTGGAGCAGATCCTCCACGATGCGGCGACCGCGGGAGACTTCCGCGCGATCGCGCTGCGCTACTTCAACCCCATCGGGGCCGACCCCCAGCTGCGCACGGGCCTGCAGAACCCGACCCCATCGCACGCTCTCGGGATGATCATGCGGGCGAAGGCGGCGAACGAGCCGTTCTCGATCACCGGCACCGACTGGGCGACCAGGGACGGTTCAGGGCTGCGTGACTACATCCACGTCTGGGATCTCGCGCTCGCACATGTCGCCGCGGTGCAGCGGTTCGACGACGTCGCGCCCGAGGACGAGCCCTACCAGGTCATCAACATCGGAACGGGTGACGGCGTGACGGTGCGCGAGCTCGTCGCGGCGTTCGAACGCGTCACCGGTGAGGCACTGCCGGTCGTGGAGACCGCCCGTCGGCCGGGAGACCAGGCCGGTGCCTTCGCGATCGTGGACCGAGCGGCAGACGTGCTCGACTGGCGTGCAGAGCG
It encodes:
- the galE gene encoding UDP-glucose 4-epimerase GalE, producing MKVLITGGAGYIGSTVATACIEAGIDTVLIDDLSTGRRAFGEGRNLYVGDIADRELVATVLSEHPDIDAVIHCAARIVVPESVVDPLGYYDANVGKTIVLLQSLRDAGVGRIVFSSSAAVYAGESGAGVDESGVLAPSSPYATTKAMVEQILHDAATAGDFRAIALRYFNPIGADPQLRTGLQNPTPSHALGMIMRAKAANEPFSITGTDWATRDGSGLRDYIHVWDLALAHVAAVQRFDDVAPEDEPYQVINIGTGDGVTVRELVAAFERVTGEALPVVETARRPGDQAGAFAIVDRAADVLDWRAERSVDDGVRDALAWAATLRTLD